Proteins encoded within one genomic window of Scomber japonicus isolate fScoJap1 chromosome 16, fScoJap1.pri, whole genome shotgun sequence:
- the LOC128375936 gene encoding dnaJ homolog subfamily C member 18-like, translating to MAELRLRFGKRANDIVHKLCHRHHLETQSKHGKCAILVPSLSAGCLSVDIQSGGLSGAVTAVTAGAPPDGYTRVNLPPCTGNCVWGHGSGAEGDTCIGLKKDYSVSEEICIQIRGRHISRYRSPAEFRRTFCSSRAPRRHLCLRPEQVVFIRTFSEEGSRSVPLYRSKTGYYDILEVSPTATHAQIKTAYYKQSFIYHPDRNSGSDEATVRFSDISEAYAVLGHKGLRKKYDRGLLSLSDLTTKPSAKDTAGSSTKQQPESRRSTVGIERRGDVFDFDDFIKSHYGEQLQRQRNIRVRKEEMLRKKQETVAEMKLGWMLELGVGLLMVMAVGVIVSLKRG from the coding sequence ATGGCGGAGCTCAGGCTTCGTTTTGGTAAGAGAGCTAACGATATTGTGCACAAACTATGTCACCGGCACCACCTTGAAACTCAGAGCAAACACGGTAAATGTGCAATACTCGTCCCGTCCCTGTCTGCTGGGTGTCTCTCGGTTGACATTCAAAGTGGCGGCCTGAGTGGAGCCGTTACCGCGGTGACCGCTGGAGCTCCACCGGACGGTTACACAAGGGTAAACCTGCCGCCCTGCACCGGTAACTGTGTGTGGGGACATGGCTCTGGGGCCGAAGGTGATACTTGTATTGGACTTAAGAAAGACTATTCAGTTTCTGAAGAGATTTGCATTCAAATTAGAGGAAGACATATCTCTCGGTACCGGAGTCCAGCCGAGTTTCGGAGGACTTTCTGCTCGTCAAGGGCTCCTCGTCGACACTTGTGTTTGAGACCCGAACAGGTAGTGTTTATCAGGACTTTCAGCGAGGAAGGAAGCCGCTCTGTGCCGCTCTACAGAAGCAAAACAGGCTATTATGACATCCTGGAGGTGTCACCCACCGCCACTCACGCCCAGATAAAAACAGCCTACTACAAGCAGTCCTTCATCTACCACCCGGACAGAAACTCCGGCAGCGACGAGGCCACTGTCCGCTTCTCGGACATCAGCGAGGCTTACGCCGTGCTGGGTCACAAGGGGCTGAGGAAGAAGTACGATCGGGGTCTGCTGAGTCTGTCCGACCTCACAACTAAACCCTCCGCCAAGGACACCGCCGGGAGCTCGACCAAACAACAACCCGAGAGCCGGCGGTCTACCGTGGGAATAGAAAGACGAGGAGATGTCTTTGATTTCGACGACTTCATCAAGTCTCACTATGGCGAGCAGCTGCAGAGGCAGAGAAACATCCGAGTCCGCAAAGAGGAGATGCTGAGGAAGAAACAGGAGACGGTGGCCGAGATGAAGCTGGGCTGGATGTTGGAGCTGGGAGTTGGGCTTCTTATGGTGATGGCCGTGGGTGTAATAGTTAGCTTAAAACGGGGCTga
- the iah1 gene encoding LOW QUALITY PROTEIN: isoamyl acetate-hydrolyzing esterase 1 homolog (The sequence of the model RefSeq protein was modified relative to this genomic sequence to represent the inferred CDS: inserted 2 bases in 1 codon), which produces MSKFKTIVWPKVILFGDSITQFSFQAHGWGSTIADKLARKCDVVNRGLSGYNSRWAKIVLPRLINNQSSADNNIAAVTVFFGANDCALEDQNPQQHIPLQEYSENLKEITKLLVSAGVSLDKVIFITPPPIHELAWEKECMQKGCPLNRHNSVVGQYAQACVQAAGQCGADVLDLWTLMQKDGQDYTLYLSDGLHLSEKGNQFVSQHLWELLESRVDXGFILPYWGDVDSKSPESSLLCDQ; this is translated from the exons ATGTCTAAATTCAAAACAATCGTTTGGCCTAAAGTGATTTTATTCGGCGACTCTATCACACAG ttttcttttcaagCCCATGGTTGGGGTTCGACAATTGCCGACAAATTAGCAAg AAAGTGTGATGTTGTGAACAGGGGACTGTCTGGATACAACTCCAGATGGGCCAAAATTGTTCTTCCTCGTCTTATCAACAATCAGAGCTCAGCAGACAACAACATAGCAGCTGTCACTGTCTTCTTTGGAGCCAATGACTGTGCTCTGGAAG ATCAGAACCCTCAGCAGCACATCCCTCTGCAGGAGTACTCCGAGAACCTGAAGGAGATCACCAAGCTCCTGGTTTCAGCCGGAGTGTCACTGGACAAAGTTATCTTCATCACCCCTCCTCCTATTCACGAGTTGGCCTGGGAGAAGGAGTGTATGCAGAAAG GATGTCCTCTCAATCGCCACAACTCTGTAGTAGGACAGTATGCCCAGGCATGTGTCCAGGCAGCTGGTCAGTGTGGTGCAGACGTCCTGGACCTCTGGACACTCATGCAGAAAGATGGACAG GACTACACGCTTTACCTATCTGATGGGCTGCATCTCTCAGAGAAGGGCAACCAGTTTGTGTCACAGCACCTGTGGGAGCTGTTGGAGAGCCGAGTTGA TGGTTTCATCCTGCCCTACTGGGGAGACGTGGACAGTAAGAGCCCAGAGAGCAGCCTGCTCTGTGACCAGTGA